A DNA window from Fragaria vesca subsp. vesca linkage group LG3, FraVesHawaii_1.0, whole genome shotgun sequence contains the following coding sequences:
- the LOC101311659 gene encoding putative ribonuclease H protein At1g65750-like, translating into MSECKRLKEILSIYEVASRQKINYGKSAISFSPSTSEEEKILLSNEMGMKLVAYHEKYLGLPTFLGRDKGKILRKVRERVKNRVEGWHSNLLSLAGKEVLVKAVLQAVPTYSMSVFKLPLGLCDELNAVVAKFWWGKKGGRGVHWKKWQFLCKAKECGGLGFREFGKFNQAMVGKQA; encoded by the coding sequence ATGAGTGAGTGCAAGCGGCTCAAGGAAATTCTAAGTATATATGAAGTAGCTTCTAGACAAAAAATTAATTATGGAAAGTCTGCTATCTCGTTTAGCCCGAGCACAAGTGAAGAAGAGAAGATTCTGTTGAGTAATGAAATGGGGATGAAACTGGTTGCGTACCATGAGAAATACCTTGGCCTTCCAACTTTTTTAGGGAGGGATAAGGGTAAAATTTTGAGGAAGGTGAGGGAAAGAGTCAAAAACCGGGTGGAAGGATGGCACAGTAATCTACTCTCCCTAGCTGGCAAAGAAGTATTAGTAAAAGCAGTTCTCCAAGCTGTCCCAACCTACTCAATGAGTGTGTTTAAGCTTCCTCTTGGCCTTTGTGATGAACTGAATGCAGTGGTGGCTAAGTTTTGGTGGGGAAAGAAAGGAGGAAGGGGGGTTCATTGGAAGAAGTGGCAGTTTTTATGTAAGGCCAAAGAATGTGGGGGCCTGGGGTTTAGGGAGTTTGGAAAGTTCAATCAAGCTATGGTTGGTAAACAAGCCTAG
- the LOC101311951 gene encoding E3 ubiquitin-protein ligase ATL6-like: MAPYIGDPHSTFVDPSVVDKAAKASPLTWVYAILFLLALTLLLVLFVYSRNILRWILDKFCPARNGIEQSAITNLPLQSFSDLISRMEESAPEIECAICISEFSPEEMLRLLPNCNHAFHAHCIDIWLASHRTCPICRAICT; this comes from the coding sequence ATGGCGCCATACATTGGTGATCCTCACTCAACCTTTGTTGATCCCTCCGTCGTTGACAAGGCGGCCAAGGCCTCACCCCTAACTTGGGTATATGCAATCCTGTTTCTGCTAGCTCTCACTCTATTACTTGTACTATTCGTATATAGCCGGAACATTCTTCGCTGGATCCTCGACAAGTTCTGTCCCGCTCGAAACGGGATTGAACAGTCCGCCATTACCAATCTCCCCCTTCAATCCTTCTCCGATCTCATAAGTCGGATGGAGGAATCGGCACCCGAGATTGAGTGTGCTATTTGCATATCCGAGTTCTCTCCCGAAGAAATGCTTCGGTTGCTGCCCAATTGCAACCATGCATTCCACGCCCACTGCATTGATATCTGGCTTGCCAGCCACCGGACATGCCCGATTTGCCGCGCTATTTGCACATGA